A stretch of the Salmo salar chromosome ssa20, Ssal_v3.1, whole genome shotgun sequence genome encodes the following:
- the LOC106581517 gene encoding alpha-(1,3)-fucosyltransferase 4-like: MELTQWATQWITGGRSTFHRAGKRPSLCRCKTFRVAVLRTLCSWVCFTALVCALFLLLGVCFLNLFDPRLQPLSLTGVEPRDVTLLLWTHPFGQYRRLPDCEARFGIRGCVLTDDRRMYPGADAIIMHHREIATNATALPSDPRPRGQKWIWMNFESPSHTRGLRRFEGLFNLTMTYRADSDIFLPYGYLVTRLHPHANAPHTRPRRLHLLAWVISNWSESQARVAYYRRLVNYVDVDVFGRAGVPLPEDSTVVRTVRRYLFYLALENSQHTDYITEKLWNSLLAGAVPVVFGPPRENYERFLPHDAFIHVDDFPSPHLLAQYLMLLRRSPSLLQRHLAWRRSYSVHLTAFWAEHYCTACRVVRNHRLRTDTITNLQRWFES, translated from the coding sequence ATGGAGCTAACTCAGTGGGCTACTCAGTGGATAACAGGTGGTCGTTCTACCTTTCACAGAGCCGGTAAGCGCCCCAGTTTGTGTCGCTGCAAAACATTTAGAGTGGCTGTTCTGAGAACATTATGCTCGTGGGTGTGTTTCACCGCTCTCGTCTGTGCGCTCTTTCTCCTCCTTGGAGTGTGTTTTCTCAATCTCTTTGACCCACgactccaacccctctctctcactggagtCGAACCCAGAGATGTCACCCTTCTGTTGTGGACTCACCCCTTCGGCCAATACCGCAGACTGCCGGACTGCGAGGCGCGCTTTGGGATACGTGGGTGCGTACTGACCGACGACCGACGCATGTACCCTGGGGCCGACGCCATCATCATGCACCACCGTGAGATAGCAACCAACGCCACGGCACTCCCGTCCGACCCACGACCCCGTGGCCAGAAGTGGATCTGGATGAATTTTGAATCCCCGTCTCACACTCGTGGCCTGCGGCGGTTCGAGGGCTTGTTCAACCTCACCATGACCTACCGTGCCGATTCAGACATCTTTCTCCCCTACGGCTACCTTGTGACCCGCCTTCACCCTCACGCCAACGCCCCCCACACACGCCCCCGACGGCTCCACCTACTGGCCTGGGTCATCAGTAACTGGTCGGAGTCGCAGGCCCGCGTGGCGTATTACCGTCGGCTGGTTAACTACGTTGACGTGGATGTGTTCGGGCGTGCAGGTGTGCCACTGCCAGAGGACAGCACTGTGGTGCGCACGGTGAGGCGTTACCTGTTTTATCTGGCGTTGGAGAACTCACAGCACACCGACTACATCACCGAGAAGCTCTGGAACTCCTTACTGGCCGGGGCCGTTCCTGTAGTTTTTGGGCCTCCGCGGGAAAACTACGAACGCTTCCTCCCCCATGATGCCTTCATTCATGTGGACGACTTCCCCTCTCCCCACCTGCTCGCCCAATACCTGATGCTGCTGCGCCGGAGCCCCTCCCTCCTGCAGAGACACCTGGCCTGGAGGAGGAGCTACAGCGTGCACCTGACCGCCTTCTGGGCGGAGCATTACTGCACAGCGTGTCGCGTTGTTCGGAACCACAGACTCCGGACTGACACCATCACCAACCTTCAGCGCTGGTTTGagtcctga